From one Populus alba chromosome 17, ASM523922v2, whole genome shotgun sequence genomic stretch:
- the LOC140954775 gene encoding paired amphipathic helix protein Sin3-like 1, which produces MEPVQFNFTLNLHDLDAPKTTYKIPLFHPTVLPACTTTSSCINQNAKISSELEKLPGQGDGAAVYQLLKKMKRKRECNDKYATVYLNKLSARFQDQPENIQGFKTVMADIIGHTDRDQSGRLKDIPDDTLDRIAAIFEGHDDLLRDFNSFLPPSHQLSLDDEEEENEADAAEEKEPGLKDAVDFFKKVWILRGMDFYEAFLKTLFPLKNGSRNPDYVYRDALALLAGEPDLLQGFYRFLPASKSIPLAYHVPYSQGLDVNNKRAVLVKAVKEQKHSENLEVVEENDHKKRNFVNKAGGVVAGGGESVIEKCMSDGLGFFGKVKERLSCNFRYERFLKLLFYYTKEKFGESEWKTMVATLIGNHSDLMDELDDFMVKCKNMQESRRCERRDRKRARHESQVLKDELVSVASRTEDYSSNIRSQNQRQKIMAQCNDDRDEIDMLFTWFKSAVEYAEELGDGNDEGKVTKGKRIHFLRCVERLYNDQGLEVLDVFDNNPQHALPILRHRLKQKLEELKHWRDDYEKLWDEVVSRVY; this is translated from the coding sequence ATGGAGCCTGTGCAATTCAATTTCACATTGAATCTCCATGATCTTGATGCACCCAAAACCACCTACAAGATTCCACTCTTTCATCCTACTGTCCTTCCAGCCTGTACAACCACCAGTTCCTGCATCAATCAAAATGCCAAGATTTCATCTGAACTTGAAAAGCTTCCGGGGCAAGGTGATGGCGCCGCTGTCTACCAATTACtaaagaagatgaagagaaagagagagtgtAACGATAAATATGCTACGGTCTACTTGAACAAGCTGAGTGCCAGGTTTCAGGATCAGCCTGAAAATATACAGGGCTTTAAAACGGTCATGGCAGATATCATTGGTCATACTGACAGAGATCAATCTGGTCGACTAAAAGACATACCCGACGATACCCTAGACAGAATAGCGGCAATCTTTGAAGGTCATGATGATCTGCTACGTGACTTTAACTCTTTTTTGCCACCTTCACATCAACTCAGCCTGgatgatgaggaggaggaaAATGAGGCGGATGCAGCAGAGGAAAAAGAACCTGGACTCAAAGATGCTGTGgattttttcaagaaagtgtgGATATTGCGTGGCATGGATTTCTATGAAGCCTTCCTGAAGACTTTATTTCCACTAAAAAATGGGAGCAGGAACCCAGATTATGTCTATAGGGATGCCCTTGCGTTATTGGCAGGTGAACCTGATTTGCTCCAGGGGTTTTATAGATTTCTTCCAGCTTCTAAATCAATCCCTTTGGCATATCATGTTCCATATTCCCAAGGTTTGgatgttaacaacaaaagaGCAGTGCTGGTGAAGGCTGTCAAGGAGCAGAAGCATTCTGAGAATCTTGAGGTTGTTGAAGAGAATGatcataagaaaagaaattttgtcAACAAGGCTGGAGGAGTTGTAGCGGGAGGTGGTGAGAGTGTCATAGAAAAGTGTATGAGCGATGGACTTGGCTTCTTTGGCAAAGTTAAGGAGAGGTTGTCCTGCAATTTCCGTTATGAGAGATTCTTGAAGCTTCTCTTTTATTATACAAAGGAGAAGTTTGGAGAGAGTGAATGGAAAACTATGGTTGCTACTTTGATTGGAAATCATTCTGATCTCATGGATGAGCTCGATGATTTCATGGTAAAATGCAAGAATATGCAAGAATCAAGGAGATGTGAAAGAAGGGACCGAAAGAGAGCAAGACATGAATCCCAGGTCTTGAAAGATGAGTTGGTTTCTGTTGCCTCAAGAACTGAAGACTATTCCTCTAACATCAGGAGCCAAAATCAGCGACAGAAAATCATGGCTCAATGTAATGATGATAGAGATGAGATAGACATGCTATTTACTTGGTTTAAATCTGCTGTTGAGTATGCAGAGGAGCTGGGGGATGGCAACGATGAAGGGAAAGTTACAAAGGGGAAGAGGATTCACTTCCTAAGATGTGTTGAACGTTTATATAACGATCAAGGCCTTGAGGTGCTTGATGTTTTCGACAACAATCCCCAGCATGCGCTCCCTATCTTAAGGCATCGCTTGAAGCAGAAACTAGAGGAGCTTAAACATTGGCGTGATGATTATGAAAAGTTATGGGATGAAGTAGTCTCTcgagtttattaa